In a single window of the Manis javanica isolate MJ-LG chromosome 16, MJ_LKY, whole genome shotgun sequence genome:
- the LOC108386839 gene encoding serpin B6-like isoform X2 produces the protein MDTLLEANGTFALNLLKKLCEDNSKNVFLSPVSVSSALAMVFMGARGNTAAQMAQTLSLSGSGDGGDDVHQGFRSLLMELNRPGTQYLLRTANRLFGEKTYEFLSSFKDSCHKLYQAEMEELDFLNAVEESRTHINTWVAKKTEGKITELLSPSLVCPGTKLVLVNAIYFKGMWDDKFNKQMTQEAPFKVSKNEEKPVQMMFKKSTFKMTYIGEIFTKILVLPYAGGELSMIIMLPDEHIDLKTVEKELTYEKFVEWIRPDMMDENEVDVYLPRFRLEENYDMKNILRSLGMTDAFETTADFSGMSSSRDLYLSTVVHKSFVEVNEEGTEAAVATAGIMLMRCTRFTPKFCANRPFLFFIQHSKTSSVLFCGRFSSP, from the exons ATGGATACTCTCTTGGAAGCAAATGGTACCTTTGCCTTAAACCTTTTGAAAAAGCTGTGTGAAGACAACTCGAAGAATGTGTTTCTGTCACCCGTGAGCGTCTCTTCTGCCCTGGCCATGGTCTTCATGGGGGCAAGGGGAAACACCGCAGCCCAGATGGCCCAG ACACTTTCTTTAAGTGGTAGTGGTGACGGAGGTGACGATGTCCACCAGGGTTTCCGGTCACTTCTCATGGAGCTTAACAGGCCCGGCACGCAGTACTTGCTGAGGACCGCCAACAGGCTGTTTGGAGAGAAGACTTACGAATTCCTCTCA TCTTTCAAAGATTCCTGCCACAAATTGTACCAAGCAGAGATGGAAGAGCTTGACTTTCTAAACGCTGTAGAGGAGTCGAGAACACACATCAACACCTGGGTAGCCAAAAAGACGGAAG GTAAAATTACAGAGTTGCTGTCTCCAAGTTTAGTTTGTCCAGGGACTAAGCTGGTTCTTGTGAACGCCATCTACTTCAAAGGAATGTGGGATGATAAGTTTAATAAACAGATGACCCAGGAAGCACCATTTAAAGTCAGCAAG AATGAGGAGAAGCCTGTGCAAATGATGTTTAAGAAGTCTACCTTTAAAATGACCTACATAGGAGAAATATTCACCAAAATTCTGGTGCTTCCCTATGCTGGTGGAGAGCTGAGTATGATCATCATGCTTCCAGATGAACACATCGATCTGAAAACG GTGGAAAAAGAACTTACTTATGAGAAATTCGTAGAATGGATAAGGCCAGACATGATGGATGAAAATGAGGTGGATGTGTACCTCCCCAGGTTTAGATTGGAGGAGAATTATGACATGAAGAATATCCTTCGCTCTCTGGGCATGACTGATGCCTTTGAGACCACAGCAGACTTTTCTGGAATGTCATCCAGTAGAGACCTGTATCTGTCCACGGTCGTGCACAAGTCCTTTGTGGAGGTCAATGAGGAAGGCACAGAGGCTGCAGTTGCTACTGCTGGCATCATGCTCATGCGATGTACACGATTCACCCCCAAGTTCTGTGCGAACCgccccttccttttctttatccagCACAGCAAAACCAGCAGTGTTCTGTTCTGTGGCCGATTCTCCTCCCCATAA
- the LOC108386839 gene encoding serpin B6-like isoform X1, with translation MPPGIFRCWGQLDKLALLSSQSVVPCDSFGLMWLTIMDTLLEANGTFALNLLKKLCEDNSKNVFLSPVSVSSALAMVFMGARGNTAAQMAQTLSLSGSGDGGDDVHQGFRSLLMELNRPGTQYLLRTANRLFGEKTYEFLSSFKDSCHKLYQAEMEELDFLNAVEESRTHINTWVAKKTEGKITELLSPSLVCPGTKLVLVNAIYFKGMWDDKFNKQMTQEAPFKVSKNEEKPVQMMFKKSTFKMTYIGEIFTKILVLPYAGGELSMIIMLPDEHIDLKTVEKELTYEKFVEWIRPDMMDENEVDVYLPRFRLEENYDMKNILRSLGMTDAFETTADFSGMSSSRDLYLSTVVHKSFVEVNEEGTEAAVATAGIMLMRCTRFTPKFCANRPFLFFIQHSKTSSVLFCGRFSSP, from the exons ATGCCGCCAGGAATATTCAGATGCTGGGGGCAGCTGGACAAGTTGGCCCTTTTGTCTTCCCAGTCCGTTGTACCCTGTGACAGTTTCGGACTGATGTG GCTTACCATTATGGATACTCTCTTGGAAGCAAATGGTACCTTTGCCTTAAACCTTTTGAAAAAGCTGTGTGAAGACAACTCGAAGAATGTGTTTCTGTCACCCGTGAGCGTCTCTTCTGCCCTGGCCATGGTCTTCATGGGGGCAAGGGGAAACACCGCAGCCCAGATGGCCCAG ACACTTTCTTTAAGTGGTAGTGGTGACGGAGGTGACGATGTCCACCAGGGTTTCCGGTCACTTCTCATGGAGCTTAACAGGCCCGGCACGCAGTACTTGCTGAGGACCGCCAACAGGCTGTTTGGAGAGAAGACTTACGAATTCCTCTCA TCTTTCAAAGATTCCTGCCACAAATTGTACCAAGCAGAGATGGAAGAGCTTGACTTTCTAAACGCTGTAGAGGAGTCGAGAACACACATCAACACCTGGGTAGCCAAAAAGACGGAAG GTAAAATTACAGAGTTGCTGTCTCCAAGTTTAGTTTGTCCAGGGACTAAGCTGGTTCTTGTGAACGCCATCTACTTCAAAGGAATGTGGGATGATAAGTTTAATAAACAGATGACCCAGGAAGCACCATTTAAAGTCAGCAAG AATGAGGAGAAGCCTGTGCAAATGATGTTTAAGAAGTCTACCTTTAAAATGACCTACATAGGAGAAATATTCACCAAAATTCTGGTGCTTCCCTATGCTGGTGGAGAGCTGAGTATGATCATCATGCTTCCAGATGAACACATCGATCTGAAAACG GTGGAAAAAGAACTTACTTATGAGAAATTCGTAGAATGGATAAGGCCAGACATGATGGATGAAAATGAGGTGGATGTGTACCTCCCCAGGTTTAGATTGGAGGAGAATTATGACATGAAGAATATCCTTCGCTCTCTGGGCATGACTGATGCCTTTGAGACCACAGCAGACTTTTCTGGAATGTCATCCAGTAGAGACCTGTATCTGTCCACGGTCGTGCACAAGTCCTTTGTGGAGGTCAATGAGGAAGGCACAGAGGCTGCAGTTGCTACTGCTGGCATCATGCTCATGCGATGTACACGATTCACCCCCAAGTTCTGTGCGAACCgccccttccttttctttatccagCACAGCAAAACCAGCAGTGTTCTGTTCTGTGGCCGATTCTCCTCCCCATAA